A portion of the Manduca sexta isolate Smith_Timp_Sample1 chromosome 20, JHU_Msex_v1.0, whole genome shotgun sequence genome contains these proteins:
- the LOC115440656 gene encoding alkylglycerol monooxygenase-like — MDVNWYQNGTEKPNGFVKGFGRMFYIVDPKDTFFENEKDVPNFYVQSWPYFLIFMILEHIVLKLEGKKGLRLNESITSVSNGIFLEGGRLIWRGAESYMYTWIYTNWRLVELPWDSTSTWILAAIGVDFCYYWMHRACHEVHILWAQHQVHHTSEDFNMGVGIRQSMLQGWCGFLVYLPLALAIPPAQFVMHHQFSYLYMFWIHTESIKTLGPLEYILNTPSHHRIHHGSNPYCIDVNYGGVLIIWDKLFGTFRGEKEGDRIVYGLIFQQPSFNPLHLQTFYTKYVVNSFKSYDKWSHKVRAVFDRPSWKPVPYVRFKDMPEDPAIHTRPKYDVTLPRWCTGYLLIHYTAVLYGFYQVFLRHLELPSSTLFILVLYILASLTVFGMILDASPKAPYYETLRCLSFLTLANWFSPILAVNVMIKFMYLMSGMFWFIFVCNSKEIQPY, encoded by the exons ATGGATGTGAACTGGTACCAAAATGGGACTGAAAAACCTAATGGATTTGTGAAAGGATTTGGACGGATGTTCTACATTGTTGATCCAAAGGACACattttttgaaaatgaaaaGGATGTACCCAACTTTTATGTGCAG TCCTGGCCGTACTTCCTAATATTTATGATACTGGAgcatatagttttaaaattagaagGAAAGAAAGGCCTTCGTCTGAACGAAAGTATTACTAGTGTTTCGAATGGAATATTCTTGGAAGGAGGGAG GTTAATATGGCGGGGCGCGGAATCTTACATGTATACTTGGATCTATACGAACTGGCGACTGGTAGAATTACCGTGGGACAGCACTTCCACTTGGATACTTGCAGCAATAGGAGTAGACTTCTGTTATTATTGGATGCACAGAGCTTGTCATG AGGTCCATATCCTATGGGCTCAGCACCAGGTCCACCACACGTCTGAAGACTTCAACATGGGTGTCGGCATCCGACAGTCCATGCTGCAGGGCTGGTGCGGTTTT CTCGTGTATCTACCACTGGCCCTGGCAATCCCACCTGCACAATTCGTGATGCACCACCAGTTTAGCTATTTATATATGTTCTGGATCCACACGGAGTCCATCAAGACCCTCGGACCTCTGGAGTATATCCTGAACACGCCCAGCCATCACCGAATTCATCACG GCAGCAACCCATACTGCATTGACGTAAATTATGGAGGCGTGTTGATTATTTGGGACAAGCTCTTCGGCACGTTCCGCGGCGAGAAGGAAGGAGACCGTATAGTCTACGGACTCATTTTCCAACAACCATCGTTCAATCCTCTACATTTGCAG ACGTTCTACACTAAATACGTGGTTAACAGCTTTAAGAGTTACGACAAATGGTCGCATAAAGTGCGAGCGGTTTTCGACAGGCCTAGTTGGAAGCCTGTACCCTACGTGCGTTTCAAAGACATGCCAGAAGAT CCCGCCATCCACACGCGGCCCAAATATGACGTCACCTTACCCAGATGGTGCACTGGATATTTACTTATTCACTACACTGCTGTCTTGTACGGATTCTACCAAGTTTTCCTGCGGCACTTG gaactaccTTCATCTACACTTTTCATCCTAGTGCTGTACATATTAGCATCTCTAACCGTCTTCGGAATGATTCTAGACGCTTCACCAAAAGCGCCCTACTACGAAACTCTACGATGTCTCTCGTTCTTGACTCTTGCTAACTGGTTTAGTCCGATTTTGGCCGTCAAtgttatgataaaatttatgtatttaatgtcAGGAATGTTTTGGTTTATATTCGTTTGTAATAGTAAGGAAATTCAACCTTAttga